Proteins from one Telopea speciosissima isolate NSW1024214 ecotype Mountain lineage chromosome 1, Tspe_v1, whole genome shotgun sequence genomic window:
- the LOC122660895 gene encoding mitochondrial inner membrane protease subunit 2-like isoform X2, whose amino-acid sequence MVIPSFLWNFTKKSMTGGLIGLTISDRYASVASVQGLSMHPTFNPGTTTFLGSLTGDHVLVEKFCLEKYKFSHGDVILFRSPTNHKEKHIKRIIALPGDRIRIPQSYDALKIPEGHCWVEGDNSASSLDSRSFGPIPLSLVQGRVTHIIWPPQRVGEVKRRIPQGRLSS is encoded by the exons ATGGTCATTCCCAGTTTTCTGTGGAATTTCACTAAGAAGTCTATGACGGGCGGATTGATAGGTCTTACCATTTCAGACAGATATGCAAGTGTTGCTTCTGTGCAAGGTCTCTCCATGCATCCCACATTCAACCCAGGCACAACCACCTTTCTAGGATCATTG ACAGGTGACCATGTTTTGGTGGAGAAGTTTTGCCTTGAAAAGTATAAATTTTCTCATGGAGATGTGATACTCTTTCG GTCCCCAACTAATCACAAGGAGAAACACATAAAGAGAATAATTGCATTGCCTGGTGACAGGATCAGAATCCCTCAGTCATATGATGCACTGAAAATTCCAGAAGGGCATTGCTGGGTGGAGGGGGACAACTCAGCTTCCAGCTTGGATTCAAGATCTTTTGGCCCG ATTCCTTTGAGTCTAGTACAAGGGAGGGTGACCCATATAATCTGGCCTCCTCAAAGAGTTGGTGAAGTAAAGAGAAGAATTCCTCAAGGGAGACTTTCAtcctag
- the LOC122660895 gene encoding mitochondrial inner membrane protease subunit 2-like isoform X1 — protein MVIPSFLWNFTKKSMTGGLIGLTISDRYASVASVQGLSMHPTFNPGTTTFLGSLTCDHVLVEKFCLEKYKFSHGDVILFRSPTNHKEKHIKRIIALPGDRIRIPQSYDALKIPEGHCWVEGDNSASSLDSRSFGPIPLSLVQGRVTHIIWPPQRVGEVKRRIPQGRLSS, from the exons ATGGTCATTCCCAGTTTTCTGTGGAATTTCACTAAGAAGTCTATGACGGGCGGATTGATAGGTCTTACCATTTCAGACAGATATGCAAGTGTTGCTTCTGTGCAAGGTCTCTCCATGCATCCCACATTCAACCCAGGCACAACCACCTTTCTAGGATCATTGACTT GTGACCATGTTTTGGTGGAGAAGTTTTGCCTTGAAAAGTATAAATTTTCTCATGGAGATGTGATACTCTTTCG GTCCCCAACTAATCACAAGGAGAAACACATAAAGAGAATAATTGCATTGCCTGGTGACAGGATCAGAATCCCTCAGTCATATGATGCACTGAAAATTCCAGAAGGGCATTGCTGGGTGGAGGGGGACAACTCAGCTTCCAGCTTGGATTCAAGATCTTTTGGCCCG ATTCCTTTGAGTCTAGTACAAGGGAGGGTGACCCATATAATCTGGCCTCCTCAAAGAGTTGGTGAAGTAAAGAGAAGAATTCCTCAAGGGAGACTTTCAtcctag
- the LOC122660895 gene encoding mitochondrial inner membrane protease subunit 2-like isoform X3 — MVIPSFLWNFTKKSMTGGLIGLTISDRYASVASVQGLSMHPTFNPGTTTFLGSLTCDHVLVEKFCLEKYKFSHGDVILFRSPTNHKEKHIKRIIALPGDRIRIPQSYDALKIPEGHCWVEGDNSASSLDSRSFGPSIALNLRRFL; from the exons ATGGTCATTCCCAGTTTTCTGTGGAATTTCACTAAGAAGTCTATGACGGGCGGATTGATAGGTCTTACCATTTCAGACAGATATGCAAGTGTTGCTTCTGTGCAAGGTCTCTCCATGCATCCCACATTCAACCCAGGCACAACCACCTTTCTAGGATCATTGACTT GTGACCATGTTTTGGTGGAGAAGTTTTGCCTTGAAAAGTATAAATTTTCTCATGGAGATGTGATACTCTTTCG GTCCCCAACTAATCACAAGGAGAAACACATAAAGAGAATAATTGCATTGCCTGGTGACAGGATCAGAATCCCTCAGTCATATGATGCACTGAAAATTCCAGAAGGGCATTGCTGGGTGGAGGGGGACAACTCAGCTTCCAGCTTGGATTCAAGATCTTTTGGCCCG AGTATTGCTTTAAATCTTCGCAGATTCCTTTGA